Below is a window of Nitrospira sp. DNA.
AGCGACCGGCGAACCAACGAACGGAAAGCCGGAACTGGCCATTACGCACTGCATCGCACCCAAGCCGGGATCATTGGTCATGTTTACCGTGCCGCGGTTCCATCGGGTGTGCCGGGTGGATCAAACGGCGGGAGACCACAAACGCCTTTCGATTGCCGGCTGGTTCATGACTGAACATGCCTGAGCGTGAGTCGCCGGATGAACGCCGACGTGTGGTAGAGTCCGTCCCACACGGCTCTCATGTACTCCTGGAGCATGCGGAACCCTGGATGTCTGGCGGACCGCACGACCGTTCAGGTTCGAACAGGGCTTACGCCACACTTGGCGGGTAGTTGATTTCAACAACAGTGGGAACGGAGCTCTGTTCCTCGTAGCGGAGTTCCCATCGGCTCCACACCGTCATGCGCGAGCCATCGCGGCG
It encodes the following:
- a CDS encoding 2OG-Fe(II) oxygenase — encoded protein: ATGEPTNGKPELAITHCIAPKPGSLVMFTVPRFHRVCRVDQTAGDHKRLSIAGWFMTEHA